The DNA region GTATTTCAGGCTCACCTTAGTATTACTACAGTATTTCTGTGTCACCTTAGTATTACTACAGTATTTCAGGCTCACCTTAGTATTACTACAGTATTTCAGGGTCACCTTAGTATTACTACAGTATTTCAGGGTCACCTTAGTATTACTACAGTATTTCAGGCTCACCTTAGTATTACTACAGTATTTCAGGCTCACCTTAGTATTACTACAGTATTTCTGGGTCACCTTAGTATTACTACAGTATTCCAGGGTCACCTTAGTATTACTACAGTATTTCTGGGTCACCTTAGTATTACTACAGTATTTCAGGCTCACCTTAGTATTACTACAGTATTTCAGGCTCACCTTAGTATTACTACAGTATTTCAGGCTCACCTAAGTATTACTACAGTATTTCAGGGTCACCTTAGTATTACTACAGTATTTCAGGGTCACCTTAGTATTACTACAATCATCATTGcctcaaatatatatttgtttcaattCCCAcgaaaatatatcataaaatctcatatttgTTTAAGCCCTTCAAAACAGTGTCTCCTGCAATTTAATGACTTGATGCAATGTCGCATACAGAACCTTCCAAGACTTTACCTCTGTTcacaaacatacacaatctATTACAAACAGGTGTGAAGTCATACCTGAGCCATCCTAACCATCAGGTACACACCGAATCAGTTATACATGAATACCCCTCCCCTAACCCCAGACTAAATATCACACATGCTATACAAGCGTCGTTTCTAGTCCATCCCACTCGTCGTCTGTATCGGTGTCCGACAGATTGTCGTCTTGATCGTTTTCACTGAGTGGATCTGTGAGTCTTTCATTACTACCAGCAGGTGAGCCTGAGTCACTTCCGGTGTTTTTATGATTATGTAAACGATACATTGGGTCTTTTAACGTTAGTTCTGACAGTGAATGAGCCTGGTCCATTGTGGAAGATGTAGGAGGAGTATGTCTCGGTATATTGTCAAATGTGGGTGAGCGGCTGTATCCAGGCCCTATAGGAGATGGCACAGTCAGACTTGACAGACTCGTTGTTAAACCAGTTCCATTGCTCGGTATTAATTCAGGCCCATTCTTTGGTTCAGGATCTGGGGTTTTAAAGTGTAACTTTACCTGAAGGAAGAGACATAACCAAATTAGatcaaacatcaacaacaaattCCTTCATTAACAAGTGATTAGCTAGCTGTGTTGTGATGAAAGTGGGTTTTATTGGCATCAATACTTCTGGTAAAATTTACAGTTGTATCTTCTGATTAAAGTGAATTTTACTTTCATCAACACTTCTGGAAAATTTTACAGTTGTATCTTCTGATTAAAGTGAATTTTACTTTCATCAACACTTTTAGTAAATTTTAGTCtaattcaatttgtttatttccgtaAGCCTTGTGGCTTATAAGACACAAAGTACAAATTTAATacatattgaattatttaaacatgtacaggagagtgattgtatacaataaaacacaaacattagcaCACATTTATTATACATCAGATACTATACAGTTACGGTGTACTAAGAGACGTTTCTGGAATGCAAGTTTTAAGAATTTTCCGAgattatttaaaactttaacattatttacactgagtaattgaacaagtttgaacacacttggatgataaaaataataaggttTCAGATATCTAGCTCGTAGTTGAGTATAAAGGGACATTTAAGGATGAAGTGAAACTCATCTTCTATATCATTGGTATTACAAACTGTACAGATTCTATTAGGTCGTGCTACATTTTGAAACCTACCACTTTCTATATTTAACTTATGACTACTTAATCGTATGCTTGTAATACTGTTTTTATACTTTTGGTCAATGGgtttctttaaataatattgtaaaccaaAATTGTCTACTAGAAGTTGATATGAAATTCCTTTCGAGGAATTCTGTATTCTGTATAAAATTTGTTGAGTACATACATCATAAAATTTTTGTCCAATTAGTTTACATACAATATTACTCTCATACGTACTATTCCATAAATACCCCAATCCTAGCTTATTCAGTTCGGCTTGTACATTCATGATCCAATCATCATTATCTAATACTCTTTGCTCATAACAtgcttttaatatataattatcggTTTCTTTAAGTTTTACccagtatttcaatattttcattttctggaTAATATGCATAGGCAATCTACCTAACTCATAGCATACAAGATCGTTACAAGTGTTTTTACCGACACCTagaattcttttacaaaaagtaACATGTACTTTTTCAACCTCAAGTGCTCTATGAAAACCCCATACCTCACATGCATAACCTAATACACTACTTACGTAAGTGTCAAACACTGAAAATAATGTTTCGGTGTTTAAACTAtgactttttaatttatttgataatgcaaAATATGCTTTTCTGCCCTTTTCAGCTACATGTTGTTGAGTTTTGTGAAATTtaccattataattaaaaaacatacCTAGATAGTTAAAATCATCTACCACTTCTACTTCTTTATGGTTGTAAAACCATTTTTCTTCTTGTCTTACAATACCACCATTTCTAAAAACTacaattttagttttttctacattaagtGTAAGCTTCCATTCAAGCTTACCTGTGAGCACTAAAATACTTAGTCTTACCTGTGAGCACTTAAATACTTAGTCTTACCTGTGAGCACTTAAATACTTAGTCTTACCTGTGAGCACTTAAATACTTAGTCTTACCTGTGAGCACTTAAATACTTAGTCTTACCTGTGAGCACTTAAATACTTAGTCTTACCTGTGAGCACTTAAATACTCTTACCTGTGAGCACTTAAATACTTAATCTTACCTGTGAGCACTTAAATACTTAGTCTTACCTGTGAGCACTTAAATACTTAGTCTTACCTGTGAGCACTTAAATACTTAGTCTTACCTGTGAGCACTTAAATACTTAGTCTTACCTGTGAGCACTTAAATACTTAGTCTTACCTGTGAGCACTTAAATACTTAGTCTTACCTGTGAGCACTTAAATACTTAGTCTTACCTGTGAGCACTTAAATACTAAGTCTTACCTGTGAGCACTTAAATACTTAGTCTTACCTGTGAGCACTTAAATACTTAGTCTTACCTGTGAGCACTTAAATACTTAGTCTTACCTGTGAGCACTTAAATACTAAGGCTTACCTGTGAGCACTTAAATACTTAGTCTTACCTGTGAGCACTTAAATACTTAGTCTTACCTGAAAGTTAGGACTGAATAGTTTGTGTGACTTGTCTTTGTTAGCCTTATCCAAGTCGTCCTTTAGTAAAGCCATATAGAGAGTCCTGGATTGTTCACTGACACACATTTCTCCAGCACATAAAGTTTTAGTCCCATTTGTCGGCCCATCCACATTTACAAAGAACGTGTTGAACCAGAACTGGAACATCTTCTCCTGTgtaagttttaatgaaaatcagATATAGTAAGTATACAATGCTCAGGATCTAATACAATTTCTAATTTATTTCTGATTTTCAAATTCTTTAGGTATGTTTTCCTTCTAGTTTTTTTGGTTTCATTTGCTTATTAAGTTTTTATACAAAGTACCCTTCTTTCTCATACCTGCTGGTGTAAAACTGGCTGTTTCAAACTTTCATGCAATACACTCAAGTGATGTTACTGCATCAACAAGATTGCTTTTTCTCGGTAATTTCTTTCACAGAAACAAGGCTTGTCTTATTATCAAAGATGCAAACGACGACTTTTGCCTTCAAATTATCACACAAtcttcatgtatggagaattgacatGCAGtcatgttggttttttttcaaactaatttcaaaatggcagggTAATcaagttgtaaaattgcaataaaatgtcacGGTAcaagagaaaaatactctttcagatgtggatatgaaagatagggatattctaccctagTTAGGTAAGactttactacattttgtgacccacaggtagaatatccctatccttcatatccacacatAAACGAGCCCCATAATACATAGAAATCACTATTGACACATTACCCACCTTGCCTTTCATACGTGGTTTATTGTGAAACACTACCCTAATGTCTCCACACAGGGGCACAGACGACTCTATCCCCATAAACACACTTTCCTGGCCCTTCTTCAGGTCCTCGTAAACCCTTGAGCTGTATACCTTCACTTTTAGCTGGTACACATCAAACATCGGGCCTGTACACAACATCATTAGATACCAACAATGAAGATTTAGTCATCTAGGTACATTGATGTGTAGAATCTATTACAAAACTAACCAAAACAGTTTCTGTACTACCGGTGTAGTCTTTTCTGGACTTTCCAAGGAACACAAATTATCAACAGATCTTACAGTAGTTATATGAGATGTAAATGCTGAACACTAAATAAAGCTAAAAACAGCTGCTGTCAGAATTTCTCAAAAGGTGAACACCAAACAAGTATTCATAAAACAGACAGAATAACAGTGATTTTTATACACTTACTACATGTGCCTCCATTGTACATCGGAACTTTTATAAACTCGATTCCAGTCAGCAACAATGTAACTGGCTTATACTGAAGTCGACGTTCAATAAGATACCCATAGTACCAGACATAGCGCCGCTGACTAGGAATGGTCACACCCTGTAATAATGGAACACAATAATTAGTGCATACGGGGACATATAGAGATAAGTCATACTGCCAGGCCTAAGTATGTTTGTGATGTGTGGGAGACGACGggaatgtttgtttacatcagaTTGGGTGAGATTActgtataacattttatttttgtgtaaaaaaatatttagtttttgttattttcaacatatttgcaAATACATAACTCTGCAAACAATGGCTCTTACTGGCAACAttcataaacaaatatatatgtcttaCACACTATTAAGGAATTCAAATTTGCATTCAAGATATCTCTCTCCTGACGGTATTGCCTATGTCAACAGCTAGTGCTACCTCAATGGACTGTGCAGTACTATATACTTAATATCACTGAACCAGACAGGAATGTCATATAAAGGGGGTGTATATAAATCTggtataattaatatcactgaacCAGACAGGAATGTCATGTAAAGGGGGTGTATATAAATATGGTATacttataatatcactgaaccaGACAGGAATGTCATGTAAAGGGGGTGTATATAA from Argopecten irradians isolate NY chromosome 5, Ai_NY, whole genome shotgun sequence includes:
- the LOC138322651 gene encoding phosphatidylinositol 3,4,5-trisphosphate 3-phosphatase and dual-specificity protein phosphatase PTEN-like: MEDCFNIDDISKYGVTVLYGYMKKTMMAANKIRQLVSKNKRRYKEDGFDLDLTYIYPNIIAMGFPAESMEGVYRNNINDVVRFLDQRHRDHYRVYNLCTERSYDPTKFHRLSSATRFEDHNPPRLELIKPFCEDLDDWLRKDRNNIAAIHCKAGKGRTGVMICAYLLHRNLFTDYKEALLHYGQTRTRDEKGVTIPSQRRYVWYYGYLIERRLQYKPVTLLLTGIEFIKVPMYNGGTCSPMFDVYQLKVKVYSSRVYEDLKKGQESVFMGIESSVPLCGDIRVVFHNKPRMKGKEKMFQFWFNTFFVNVDGPTNGTKTLCAGEMCVSEQSRTLYMALLKDDLDKANKDKSHKLFSPNFQVKLHFKTPDPEPKNGPELIPSNGTGLTTSLSSLTVPSPIGPGYSRSPTFDNIPRHTPPTSSTMDQAHSLSELTLKDPMYRLHNHKNTGSDSGSPAGSNERLTDPLSENDQDDNLSDTDTDDEWDGLETTLV